In Luteitalea sp. TBR-22, one genomic interval encodes:
- a CDS encoding ABC transporter ATP-binding protein has protein sequence MTTPAIEARQVKKSYGDGDTAVHALRGVDLDVSGGEVLLMMGPSGSGKTTLLSIMGGILRASSGSVRIAGTEIVGLPERELPAIRLRHIGFVFQGFNLFPALTAVENVAIALDLRGIRGKPALQRAHDALASVGMADRAHHRPADLSGGQKQRVAIARALVGEPAILLADEPTAALDHTSGELVLGLLRTVATQHGRAVVLVTHDPRTLPYADRIVHIEDGRLRAHEDIAAGRVA, from the coding sequence ATGACGACACCGGCAATCGAGGCGCGGCAGGTGAAGAAGTCCTACGGTGATGGCGACACGGCGGTGCACGCCTTGCGGGGCGTCGACCTCGACGTGTCGGGCGGCGAGGTGCTGCTGATGATGGGGCCGTCGGGCTCGGGCAAGACGACGCTGCTGTCCATCATGGGCGGCATCCTGCGGGCCTCGTCGGGCAGCGTGCGCATCGCCGGCACCGAGATCGTCGGCCTGCCGGAGCGCGAGCTGCCGGCGATCCGGCTGCGCCACATCGGGTTCGTGTTCCAGGGGTTCAACCTGTTCCCGGCCCTGACGGCGGTCGAGAACGTGGCGATCGCCCTCGACCTGCGGGGCATCCGCGGCAAGCCGGCGCTGCAGCGCGCCCACGACGCCCTCGCGTCGGTGGGCATGGCCGACCGCGCCCATCATCGCCCGGCGGATCTCTCTGGCGGCCAGAAGCAGCGCGTGGCGATCGCCCGCGCGCTGGTCGGCGAGCCGGCGATCCTGCTGGCCGACGAGCCGACCGCCGCTCTCGATCACACGTCGGGCGAACTGGTGCTCGGCCTGTTGCGCACCGTGGCGACGCAGCACGGCCGCGCGGTGGTGCTGGTCACGCACGACCCGCGCACCCTGCCGTACGCCGATCGGATCGTCCACATCGAGGACGGACGGCTCCGCGCACACGAGGACATCGCGGCAGGGCGGGTGGCATAG